The following are encoded together in the Gilvimarinus sp. DA14 genome:
- the hupB gene encoding nucleoid-associated protein HU-beta, translating to MNKTELIEAIAASADISKAAAGRALDAVVDGITDSLKKGDQVVLVGFGTFSVKERAARTGRNPQTGAEIQIAAAKVPSFKAGKALKDAVN from the coding sequence GTGAACAAAACTGAGCTGATCGAAGCCATTGCCGCATCTGCGGATATTTCCAAAGCTGCTGCTGGCCGTGCATTGGACGCCGTTGTCGACGGTATCACAGATTCATTGAAGAAGGGTGACCAAGTTGTGCTGGTTGGTTTTGGTACCTTTTCTGTTAAAGAGCGTGCCGCTCGCACTGGCCGCAACCCGCAAACCGGTGCTGAAATTCAAATCGCCGCTGCTAAGGTTCCCAGCTTTAAAGCCGGTAAAGCTCTAAAAGACGCCGTAAATTAA